From a single Callithrix jacchus isolate 240 chromosome 5, calJac240_pri, whole genome shotgun sequence genomic region:
- the LOC128932022 gene encoding uncharacterized protein LOC128932022 isoform X3: MTKIGSFNDLLAYTLNKLRSPFFPVTATSTIGWSFMENPEKRGGSGPAPTAELRVLCSPRNAKVVGIRGSGGLRSVSSPCRRRRPGAAWRLVGRYTDPEVL; this comes from the exons ATGACTAAGATTGGCAG tttcaaCGATTTGCTGGCATATACGCTAAATAAACTTCGCTCCCCGTTTTTCCCGGTGACGGCCACCAGTACAATTGGCTGGAGCTTCATGGAAAATCCGGAAAAGCGGGGTGGGAGCGGCCCGGCGCCGACCGCAGAGCTGCGCGTGCTCTGTTCTCCGCGCAACGCGAAGGTTGTCGGGATCCGCGGCAGCGGCGGCTTGAGGTCGGTCTCTAGTCCCTGCAGGCGGCGGCGGCCTGGGGCGGCGTGGCGTCTGGTGGGCAG